A portion of the Lolium rigidum isolate FL_2022 chromosome 1, APGP_CSIRO_Lrig_0.1, whole genome shotgun sequence genome contains these proteins:
- the LOC124657198 gene encoding lecithin-cholesterol acyltransferase-like 1, whose protein sequence is MNTAFVRLLQLLLLLLPPSLRDYQWAAPSDHGVGQKLQAYHPIIMSAGISCPVLEARLTDAYTPSLPRCGAFKGKGWFPLWNSKQDLVDHDYVSCFEEQMSLVFDPVTNDYRNQPGVETRVPDFGSAYGFSYKDDSCPFCCNVKLRNELEALGYRDGDTLFGVPYDIRHAPPRPGQPSEVYSEYFARVKDLVHNASAKNGNKPVIFVGHSFGGKLILDFVNSTALSWRKQFIKHLILLSPTPPTGFLEALKNLASGPSCIHFDAAPHLALRTMWWSFASSLLSLPSPTVFAHQPLIITKHRNYSAYDYPDFLAALGFSMKGMLPFTKWVFPTNMSVEAPMVPTTYLSGFGIQTINQVVFWDGNFDVYPENVYGNGDGVVNWNSVLVFANELKRQHCSKNILFKFIKIPNVTHGEISSQDNSLKIIMAEILEANS, encoded by the exons ATGAACACAGCTTTTGTTAGACTGCTACAACTGCTACTGCTGCTCCTACCGCCTTCCCTCCGTGATTACCAGTGGGCGGCGCCTAGTGACCATGGCGTGGGCCAGAAGCTCCAAGCCTACCACCCCATAATCATGAGCGCCGGCATCAGCTGCCCCGTTCTGGAGGCGCGGCTCACCGACGCCTACACTCCGTCGCTGCCGCGATGCGGTGCGTTCAAAGGGAAGGGATGGTTCCCGCTGTGGAACAGCAAACAGGACCTGGTCGACCACGACTATGTATCCTGCTTCGAGGAGCAGATGAGCCTTGTTTTCGATCCCGTCACCAACGACTACCGGAACCAGCCTGGCGTCGAGACTCGCGTTCCAGACTTCGGCTCCGCATATGGATTCTCCTACAAGGACGATAG CTGCCCATTTTGTTGTAACGTTAAGCTCCGCAATGAACTGGAAGCACTTGGATATCGGGACGGAGATACCCTTTTCGGTGTGCCTTATGACATACGGCATGCTCCACCACGGCCTGGCCAGCCTTCTGAGGTGTACTCGGAGTACTTTGCTCGTGTGAAGGATCTGGTGCACAATGCAAGTGCGAAGAATGGGAACAAACCGGTTATCTTCGTCGGTCATAGCTTTGGTGGCAAGCTCATCCTCGACTTCGTGAATTCTACCGCGCTTTCATGGAGGAAACAATTCATCAAGCACCTTATTCTACTCTCGCCAACTCCTCCTACAGGTTTTCTGGAGGCACTCAAAAACCTCGCATCGGGACCGAGCTGCATTCATTTCGATGCCGCTCCGCACCTTGCTTTGCGTACGATGTGGTGGTCATTCGCAAGTTCCCTTCTATCTCTTCCATCACCAACGGTGTTTGCCCACCAGCCACTCATAATCACCAAACACAGGAACTACTCGGCATATGACTATCCAGATTTTCTTGCGGCACTCGGTTTCAGTATGAAAGGAATGTTGCCCTTTACTAAATGGGTGTTTCCCACAAATATGAGCGTTGAGGCGCCAATGGTTCCAACGACATATCTCAGCGGTTTTGGCATTCAAACTATAAATCAGGTGGTATTCTGGGATGGCAACTTCGATGTCTACCCAGAAAATGTGTATGGCAACGGAGATGGAGTTGTCAATTGGAATAGTGTGTTGGTATTCGCCAATGAACTCAAAAGGCAGCACTGTTCGAAGAACATACTCTTTAAATTCATCAAGATTCCTAATGTTACGCATGGTGAAATTTCCAGTCAAGACAATTCTCTCAAGATAATTATGGCTGAAATTTTAGAAGCTAATTCTTGA